One window of the Candidatus Methanomethylicota archaeon genome contains the following:
- a CDS encoding glycosyltransferase: protein MLKISLICTVKNEERTILDWLESLRRQTKLPNEIIIVDGGSTDKTVELIKEYVKKDNSLNVKLIVAPGANIAQGRNIAIRNCVNDIIASTDAGCKLHPQWLENITKPFKEDPSIDVVSGVYLPWYETEFEEIASYLIFPDIKKLDQKKFLPSSRSIAFKKKVWENVEGYPEWLDTAEDTLFDLKLKKAGARFFLAKNAIVYWKVRENARKIFKQYYNYAKGDGTAFLFPQYYLLRFAIVILTLMLAINLWYNIFFWILAILTFSFGLYIKYLRKVKKPTIKRLFIAIIVALAIEAGIIIGYLRGILKHI, encoded by the coding sequence ATGTTAAAAATTTCATTGATTTGTACAGTAAAAAACGAAGAACGAACTATTCTTGATTGGTTGGAGTCTCTCAGAAGGCAAACTAAATTGCCAAATGAAATTATTATTGTTGATGGAGGTTCCACCGATAAAACTGTTGAGCTAATTAAGGAATATGTTAAGAAGGATAATAGTTTAAACGTAAAGTTAATAGTAGCACCTGGTGCTAACATAGCCCAAGGTAGGAATATTGCAATAAGGAATTGTGTGAATGATATTATAGCAAGTACTGATGCGGGTTGTAAACTTCATCCACAATGGTTGGAAAATATAACTAAACCTTTCAAAGAAGATCCAAGTATAGATGTGGTGTCGGGAGTTTATCTTCCTTGGTATGAAACTGAGTTTGAGGAAATAGCATCTTACCTGATTTTCCCTGATATTAAAAAGCTCGATCAAAAAAAGTTCTTACCTTCCAGTAGATCAATTGCATTTAAGAAAAAAGTTTGGGAAAATGTAGAAGGATATCCAGAGTGGCTTGACACGGCTGAGGACACTTTATTTGATTTAAAATTGAAAAAAGCTGGAGCACGTTTCTTTTTGGCAAAAAATGCAATAGTTTATTGGAAGGTTAGAGAAAATGCCAGGAAGATTTTTAAACAGTATTACAATTATGCTAAAGGCGATGGTACAGCTTTTCTCTTTCCTCAATACTATTTGTTAAGGTTTGCTATAGTGATTTTGACACTAATGTTAGCAATTAATTTATGGTACAATATATTCTTTTGGATTTTAGCAATTCTAACTTTTTCATTTGGTTTATATATTAAATACCTTAGAAAGGTAAAGAAACCTACTATTAAGAGGTTGTTTATAGCAATTATAGTTGCATTAGCTATTGAGGCTGGAATAATTATTGGATATTTAAGAGGGATTTTAAAACATATATAA
- a CDS encoding UDP-N-acetylglucosamine 2-epimerase: MEIVFPIHPRTANRIREFNISLEHSNVRVVDPVGYVDMFKLLKHARLVLTDSGGLQKEAFWSKTPCVTLRDRTEWVETVEAGVNFLVGTDA, from the coding sequence GTGGAAATAGTTTTCCCAATTCATCCTAGAACTGCTAATAGGATTAGGGAGTTTAATATATCTTTGGAGCATAGTAATGTTAGGGTTGTTGACCCTGTGGGTTATGTTGATATGTTTAAATTGCTTAAGCATGCTAGGCTTGTTTTGACGGATTCTGGTGGATTGCAGAAGGAGGCTTTCTGGTCTAAAACTCCATGTGTAACTTTGAGGGATAGGACTGAGTGGGTTGAAACTGTTGAAGCTGGAGTGAACTTTCTCGTTGGAACTGATGCCA
- a CDS encoding glycosyltransferase family 4 protein → MNEIKPPMLKILFVTTHSIEPYMITPDIFSKYEFHPHRYCKIVKEFANPILAYLSLSVKEKTLLVHKFGHPMIAYPVTFNRKHFNYEISRELHEDIIRSDVDIIHVHNYYSLTYDLIVLLNNIRKKPIVGHYHGGDLSMLLYPFRILKRMTLPLADKLLVTNKFEVQRLVSVCKVPEEKIAYIHDGVDTDFFKPLNTINKEDNLILFVGNLVKEKGVDLLLLAFKKCKQKVKNLKLLIVGEGYMRDYLEKMIKTLNLTNDVKLAGRLPHDALRVIYNKATITVLPSKREALPFVLLESMACGTPVIATINEGTMEILSHGYDGLLVKQDDVMALSEAICKLISESSVREEMGKRAREKVVRNFSIVEFARKIKKLYESLI, encoded by the coding sequence TTGAATGAAATAAAACCGCCTATGCTTAAGATTCTTTTTGTCACTACTCACTCTATAGAACCGTACATGATCACTCCTGATATCTTTTCAAAATACGAATTTCATCCTCATCGATATTGTAAGATTGTAAAAGAATTTGCAAATCCCATTTTGGCTTATCTTTCCCTCTCTGTAAAGGAAAAAACATTATTAGTTCATAAATTTGGTCATCCAATGATAGCGTACCCCGTCACGTTTAATAGGAAACATTTTAATTATGAAATATCTAGAGAGCTTCATGAGGACATTATTAGGAGCGATGTAGACATAATTCATGTTCATAATTATTACTCGCTTACATATGATCTTATAGTTTTGTTAAATAATATACGTAAAAAACCAATCGTAGGACATTATCATGGCGGTGACTTATCCATGTTATTGTATCCATTCAGGATTTTAAAAAGAATGACCTTACCACTAGCAGATAAACTCTTGGTAACGAATAAATTTGAAGTGCAACGTCTAGTTTCTGTTTGTAAAGTGCCAGAAGAAAAAATAGCCTATATTCATGATGGAGTAGACACTGATTTCTTTAAGCCTTTAAATACAATTAATAAAGAGGACAATTTAATATTATTTGTAGGAAATCTTGTTAAAGAAAAGGGGGTAGATTTATTACTCTTAGCTTTCAAGAAGTGTAAACAAAAAGTTAAAAATTTAAAGTTACTAATTGTTGGAGAAGGATACATGCGAGACTATCTAGAAAAAATGATTAAAACTCTTAACTTAACAAATGATGTAAAGCTAGCTGGTAGATTACCACATGATGCTTTAAGAGTTATTTATAATAAGGCAACAATCACTGTATTGCCATCAAAACGTGAAGCTCTTCCCTTTGTTTTGCTTGAATCAATGGCTTGCGGAACTCCAGTTATAGCTACAATTAATGAGGGGACGATGGAAATATTATCTCATGGCTATGATGGTCTCCTTGTTAAACAAGACGATGTGATGGCACTTTCAGAAGCAATTTGTAAACTAATCTCAGAAAGTAGTGTGAGGGAAGAGATGGGGAAAAGAGCAAGGGAAAAGGTTGTCCGTAATTTCTCAATAGTGGAATTTGCAAGGAAAATAAAAAAGTTGTATGAATCATTAATTTAA